The DNA sequence AACAGCATCAAGACTTCCCTAGTAAGCCTCACTAGTCAGCTCCCGGGACAATTTTGCTTTGTCAAGAAGAGGGGtcttaaaagaaaatagaaatagGGGGTTTAGAATGATAGAAATAGgggttttatttcaaaatctctGTCTCTAGCTTTTGGCACTTGGTGATTTTAGCCCCTAGTTAGCAAAGCTTTTACTGTGTTCACATAGTAGGTAGCACTAAGCAATAAGCTAATAGATGTTCATATAAAATAAGACAAGACAACTCCTCTCTATTTCCGCCATTTATTGGTTCAACAAAAGAATGAATATAAGATTTCTGCTGAGCATTAGTGCATTTCCAAGGGAATTGCAGCCCCAATCCAACAACCACGTCCCCCTCATTGACACACTCCAGGCTACAGGCAAGGGGTACACTATACAAAATCATATAAAAACTAGTTTAGATATTGGCAAAGTGTGGTGCCATGATTTTGTCCATAGAAAACTAAAAGGGTTGATCTTTTTGCCCAATCTATTAATGATTGATATTGATTGTGTTCAAGTAAAAGTCTAACACTGACCCATAACCCTAGGAGATCACTCCAAGCAATTTAGTGCTGTGTGAGATTCAGATATttgcaattttattgaaacaAGTCTGTTAGTATATTCCATATAGTCAAAATAATTGTAGATTCACATATATAGCACTGCTGCACAACCTTTTATTGTGGTACAGGTGTGAAGCATGAAGTTATTCTTTTTAGGTTCTTCATCAGTGCAATCCTTGCATTTAAACATTCTCATATACTGGTAACATTTGATTGGACTTTTATCATGCAGAGGTGGGGAATGCAGTCATCAACCACATTCCAGAAAATGATAAGCAGCACATCACATTGTGATTGCCACCAaatgaacaaataaaatgactgtTTGTACAATAGTATTTTAAGTCGCTAGCTTGATTCTTCATTTTTAGAGCATAActctaatgaaaaaaatattttgctgctatctgagcattggcatgttcttaaaatttggcgaAACCCCagcctggacgttcttattaaaaaaaggagtGTATTTATGATAACTTACAGTACTTTCATATTATAAAAGAGTCCAAATACCAACAGACAGTCAAGAGGCTATATTAAAACACTACAGTAGGCATCCATGAGTTCAAATAATTGTGTAAAAAGTAGCcaataaaatgatggttgtaCTTTATTGACTGAAAAACATTACAGCATCATTGCAGTATAAATgttaaataatatataatgtatattaaaaaacaaatgatATATGAACTATTTTCAAAAAACGCCATTCATattataaaatacaaattaaaaCCATGCCAGTCAAAGCTATTACAGTAAcattaataaatatatttcgcaaaataaagaagaatgaAAACCTGAAGTTTCTAAATAAATTCTCATTATAGCCTAGCGTATGAATGATGCAATTTCGGATGTCATGTAACACAATTGACTTCCAAGTCGCTAGCTTGATTCTTCATTTTTAGAGCATAActctaatgaaaaaaatattttgctgctatctgagcattggcatgttcttaaaatttggcgaAACCCCagcctggacgttcttattaaaaaaaggagtgtattttttataacttACAGTACTTtcatattatatatttacagtactttcatattatattattgtgtCATGTAACACAATTGACTTCAAAGCAAAGTACTCGAAATAATATAAGACAAGGAAAATGATTTACCTGAATCTTCTGATTCATTTTCAAGTACTTAAAAGCTTATTTTACCCATTTTAAGGCTTGCAATAACTTCATTAACAGCACGACAAAGTTTTTACGCACATGTACACCGATTCCTCAGATCCATTGTCGTTTGGTTGTGATATGCTTGCTCTTGCCTAGTTTGAGCTAGGATGATTCAACGTGAGGTTGTTTGATGCAACGTGGAATGAGACGAAAACAAATGGCTGCCACAAAGTTTCAGCGGTAATCCCAAAGATCCACATAGACCACGCCATCTTTTTCATACAGTACGTCACAAAAGCCACCGCTGACAGTTTATGCGCTGACGAGCAAaacatccaagatggcggcgaaaCGTCGAATTTCTCAAAAACGAATAATAACCGCGCGAAAAAACCTACAGCAAgcgtttttttgtttgtttttacatcAAAATATGAGTCTTGGTTGTATTTAGCTTGCAGTTCCCCtttaatagttttgtctagaaataatagcacgtctattgagaaccgaaagtggacatTTGGCCGTCGTGGTGTGttcgcatcccccccccccccccccccccccccgggtacGGGACTGGAGAGTAAGGCACCTACTTTAGTTATTTGTCAACGAAGTGATCATATTAtcgtggactttaaaagcacacttgcatacacacattggcaccagtcgggccaagacgggacgctagcacagtctattacccgtgcagttcggcaaccatggacagctgtttcgtccttattaggactcgtcagcatggtatagccggtttgcctcagttaaacttcatcggcaaaaaaactgcagggcgacttcgactcgaacgaagtgctttaaaccagagctcagatccatgtgggatctagagctgcgaccgggctagcgtgatgccaattgtgcagatcacgcatgcgacctttgctagtctaaaactccgtcggaaaGTAATTGGTTAGTGTTGATGGCTTGGAAAGGCAAAAATTGCCAGCTTCTTTGCATGCTATACTACTtcagtggaacctctatataacgacaccctagggaccgtgaAAAGTGTCCCTTATATAGAGTTCTCCGTCAATGGagtttgcctttttttaatcaaactCGAGAGTAAACACATTCTTTTTATTGACTTTACCTGAGAGTGCATAACTAGCTGTCTCAGTTTTTGGGCAATCTTCTTATTGCTCAAGACGCGATCGCTATACTTCACAAGGCTACAGCAGGGGGTCGGGCATTGGGGCACGTgcctcccaatattttcataaattataaggaaatgaccagtaggggcgtggccgtgCCCGTACAAATTTCCTTGTGATTCTGAACGGTGCTACGGCTCTGGAAGAGTGTGATGCTTTTTCTAAGAAATGTGGGTTTGTCAAGACATCATCAAGTCCCAACTTTCCTCAGTCCAACGGGTATGCGGAAAGAGTGGTAAACACAGCAAAATAATTACTTATCAAGGCTAAGTTGGACCACAGGAATCCCTACCTGAGCCTGCTCAAGAACCGGAACACATCCATTGATAATTTAGGATTGCAAGCGCAAACACTGATGGGACGACGCCTTAGGTTCATACTTCTAACAAATAATGCACAGTTGACACCGAAGACACATGATTTAGAAGAAACCAAGTTTAACTAGTCAAGCAACAAGGacctttaatatttttttcatcattcttgtatttttatatttacaaaAGAAAGGGATGCAACATATTGGGCACCCTGTGCCACTTACCCTGCATGCTTTGCAGCAATTTTTCGTTGTTTGTTCGAAAAAAGTTACATCATTATTCTGAAAGATAAAGTTTCTATGTTATGTTTATCGTTGGTGGTTATGCCGTTTGCGGTTTCATGGCATTGCCATAAGAAAATCTCGTAAAAAGAAGCAACGGTGTCCGCTGAATAGAGGTAAAAAATGCAGAGATTTCTAAAGATTGGAGCGTGAGATATTTCCGCAAGCGCTTGATTGAAGTATCTTCTTGATGGAGGTTTGATTTATTGAATTTTTGTGGCTAAATAGAGGGTGTCCGCTTGAGTGGTCCGTACATACAGAGGTTCCGCTGTGTATGTTTCCGACGTGCCCCACTCCCTGCGACGACCCTACCTTTAAAAgtttttggttaaaagcgggtattcgtaccatggtACCTGGGGAGAAGGGGGGGCATAAAATAGGGGTaatggttgtgatacgggtagAGGTAGGTGGCAGGGGTGAGGGCGGGAGGGTAATTGTGGGGATAAAGCTACGGTGAGTGGAGTTGGACTATAAGGAGTGTATGGGATAGTGATGCATTTGTGCTTACCATAGCGTAGTGGGTAGGGGGTATAGAccggaaaacaaaaaggctgataAGGGGTAAGGTTTTAGCgaagagtaagaaaaactcgatcagcgagctggtctctaaagctctgcaagacgggcatatctcagacgaagagtttcggctgaTACTTCGGGAAtaagagagatactacgcgctcaaggccgctatcagagctggaaacacgcgaaaagatgaaaaagaggctggGAGAAATTCGCGaagagttcgggagcgaggtgttcgagtaaaactcgaatttacggccgaaaaacggttatttCGCGCTCCGTAGGGTGGCGGTCCAATCCAATGCTATGCACATGTGTATATATACGTACGTACGCACATGTGCATATACTACAGGGCAGACggggtctaattgcaaagTTCCCACccgtttctatgaaaggccCCAGTCCCTCTTCTGTCGATAGACAgcggattaatgattgctaaccattgctaattatttatctacgcgaagtggtcccgacgtagttTAGCAAATGCCAATTATTGccaattatttatctacgcgaagttgtcccgacgtagattagtaCGTCATCAACATCCTCGCTCATATCTGATTTGCTGTCTTCCTCTCtctgtttcttttctttctcttactTCACTTTTCTCGCAAGGAGAAGAACGAAACGCCTTTTCTACGTCATATATAGCAAAAACCTTTCTCAGGTTGACAACCTGGGTTTAGTCGCACctttgagaaattgagtgcctttactttttctgaattaatgttttcagcGAATTCTTTCCCCTCCACTTTCTGACCAGCTTGCAGCTATTCTCTTGATCCTGTTCCTTTGACATTGACGTTTGCGTTTCTTCCTTTGCTCCTTCATTCTTTGGTTTTCTGGAGGggaaggagggaggggagacAGAAAATATGGGGGAAGCATAAGGGGCggcatggaaaattttgttcctcctgaagGGGGCAACTAATTTTACCCCTTACTTCTATCAAAATACTCACGACCCCAACCCTCCTTCCCCtcaggataataaatgaactttcccttaaaTGATTTTTGTCCACTTTAGCTATAggtggatgttttttttttttttttttgctgtgcAACTGCAACAATAACACATTAAGGTCAAAACACAAGCATGTCGAAGTAACAGGGTAAACGAATGTTATGGTTTACCGGGCTTACCTGGGCTTGCTGGTTTGGCAGCCATGGGTGGCATCACTCTACCGTAGACACAACGAGCGCCAGGCTTTCTTGCATTTCTCACCCCGCTCCATCCTTTAGCTGGCTTAGACGGCACAAACCTCAGGTCTCCGATTGGCGGTTCAGCATATGGGATGCCATAGAATGATTCGGCCTCTCGCTCTGTACCAGAAACACTCTCTCGAAGACCACGCAATTTGCCCACGGATAAATGAACGACAACATCGTCGGAAGTACCTTCTCTAGCTTGAGAGCCATACAAAAATATTGATAGAAAGACAATAAAGAAAACTCTGGCTTTGAAAGCcatgtctttttttaaataacagaTCTGCCTTGACAGATGTGCAGTTTTTCacgaacaacaacaagaacagacCCTGTATCCTAGTCCCCCCTTTCACTCTGGCCTTCACACCACAGGTTACCTATTAAATTACTCAAGATTTCTACTGTTTTTTATgttcttttattaaaataaaaccatGACCTTTTATCTAAAATCATCATCCTTGATAAAGAAACTCTGACTGATTGCGAAACACTTGTTGTTTATCCCATGGTTAAATTTGGTTAGTGTGACTGCTTGGGCCTCCTGTGGTAGTAATAAATCTGTCAAAGTGCAAAATGAGGACCAGAATATCTCTCCATTTACTATCACTCTTTCCTTTTCTATTTAGCGTCTGTTCGCTGGCAGAGCAGGATGTAGTTATATCCCTAGACCAGGGTAAGATTCAAGGAATGCGCGAACCTGTTCCGGGTGGGTACGAAGTTGAAATATTTCTAGAAATACCTTATGCCCGCGCTCCGGTTGGCGAGTTGAGGTTTGCAGATCCTCAGCCTCCACTAGAATGGACAGGAATACGTGATGCGAAGTCTTATAGAGCTGTTTGCCCACAAGCACCATTTCTACCGAATTTTCAACCGCTCACAGAAAACGGTAAGCTCACAAAAAGTGGTAGATGGGTTATTGATAATACGTAAGGAAAAACAGCTTGATATCTTTATTACGGAAGAAATTATTATATAATCTAATAATGTATGAAATAAAACGATTGTCaataatgcactagtcaattgaaacccccacccccatgctCCCGgcgaagggtgggggattagactttgacTCTGTACAAAACTAAGAAAATCCCCCACGTCCTCAGGAcaaaactgcagtcaaatgcccaaggggggggggggggatctagctttttgccaagaggggaggggggtgaccCAAAAATTTTCCTCATTATTTTACATTCCTAACGATTTTGGAATAAACAgacacaatgaaaacaataaaaaaggcagCCACCCACCCGTAGACCCGCTAGTGCTACTGACAACAAGTCATCCGAAATAAGCCTTTATCCTTCAAAGCCAGTACATTTTAGCGAGTAAATTTGTACCAATAACTATGAAGATGACTGTTACTAAAAAACCCAAACCCCTAGGATGGTGACAAAGTAAATTTGTGCCAATAACTATGAAGATGACTGTTACTAAAAAACTCAAACCCCTAGGGTGGTGACAAGTCTTTGAttcaaaaactgtcaattcccccaccccttcGGGACAAAACTGCTCTGAAACCAAAACGTTAACCCCACACTTCTCCAGAACCATATGGgtgtgggggtttcaaatgactagtgcataagcCTGCTGCTATTTTAAAAATTCTGTGATCTCTCGCCGATGACTTCCAGCAGCTAAAATTGCCTGGCTTCTATCATTCAAAATCATTGAAGCCTGATTCAATGGCCAGAAACTAAATAGTTTCAAATCAAGCCACATCTCCAAAGTGGCTACCAAAAAGCCCCAAATGCAGTTG is a window from the Nematostella vectensis chromosome 9, jaNemVect1.1, whole genome shotgun sequence genome containing:
- the LOC5506804 gene encoding liver carboxylesterase 1F, encoding MAFKARVFFIVFLSIFLYGSQAREGTSDDVVVHLSVGKLRGLRESVSGTEREAESFYGIPYAEPPIGDLRFVPSKPAKGWSGVRNARKPGARCVYGRVMPPMAAKPASPENQRMKEQRKKRKRQCQRNRIKRIAASWSESGGERIR